One Thermoleophilia bacterium DNA window includes the following coding sequences:
- the rodA gene encoding rod shape-determining protein RodA — MDKVLGNILRGGMQARRSPGFSLGGYLRSLDWILLGATLGLVTYGFLMLYSATHTDPTVDTPFYYVRSQSVGLILGLVLLFALSMIDYRRFKRFQVYIYGACLLLLVLTLLIGSGGEDVGARRWLEYGPLRLQTAELVKFLLILGLGAVLVEGAELRGRFRFVVLCVVYMFIPGVLIFLQPDLGTSLVLVAILLSMLVVWGIRLTHLGALLGAGAFGAVLVLRVLPTAFGVNLLQDWQLRRLTVFLNPEKDALGAGYQLIQSRIAIGSGMFSGKGYLQGTQHNLAFLPERHTDFIFAVIGEELGFVGGVLLLGLFALVVWRAFRISRMAQDLYGQLIAAGIAGVIVFQVFVNVGMTIGIMPVTGLPLPFISFGSSSLVVFLMAIGLLESVNVHSVAGMGRQL, encoded by the coding sequence ATGGACAAAGTCCTTGGCAACATCTTGAGAGGCGGAATGCAGGCACGTCGCTCTCCCGGGTTTTCCCTGGGCGGCTATCTGCGGTCGCTAGACTGGATCTTGCTTGGGGCTACACTGGGCCTGGTTACGTACGGGTTCTTGATGCTGTACTCGGCCACACACACTGATCCTACGGTAGACACTCCTTTCTACTACGTGCGTTCGCAGAGCGTAGGGCTAATCCTGGGACTCGTACTTCTGTTCGCACTTAGTATGATCGACTACCGCCGCTTTAAGCGCTTCCAGGTTTACATCTACGGGGCTTGCCTCCTGCTTCTTGTTCTTACTCTGCTCATAGGGTCAGGAGGCGAGGATGTGGGGGCGAGGCGTTGGCTTGAATACGGGCCGCTGCGCTTGCAGACAGCCGAGCTTGTGAAGTTTCTCCTGATTCTTGGTCTGGGGGCCGTGTTGGTGGAGGGCGCCGAGCTACGTGGGCGCTTTCGGTTTGTGGTGCTGTGTGTGGTCTACATGTTCATTCCGGGAGTGCTCATTTTTCTCCAGCCAGACCTGGGAACTTCTCTTGTGCTTGTGGCTATCCTGCTGTCGATGCTCGTGGTGTGGGGCATTAGGCTCACCCACCTGGGCGCCCTTCTTGGGGCTGGGGCATTTGGCGCCGTTTTAGTATTGCGCGTGTTACCTACTGCGTTTGGAGTCAACTTGCTTCAAGATTGGCAGCTAAGACGGCTTACGGTTTTCCTAAACCCCGAAAAAGATGCCTTAGGAGCAGGGTATCAGCTGATTCAGAGCCGAATTGCCATCGGCAGCGGAATGTTCTCGGGGAAGGGCTACTTGCAGGGTACCCAGCACAACCTAGCCTTTCTTCCGGAGCGCCATACCGATTTCATCTTTGCCGTGATAGGCGAAGAACTTGGTTTTGTCGGTGGTGTGTTGCTCCTGGGCTTGTTTGCGTTGGTAGTGTGGCGCGCGTTTCGCATCTCTCGCATGGCCCAGGACTTGTATGGTCAGCTGATCGCCGCTGGCATAGCAGGGGTGATTGTTTTCCAGGTGTTTGTCAATGTAGGGATGACTATCGGGATCATGCCGGTTACCGGTCTACCCTTACCGTTTATCAGCTTTGGCTCAAGTTCCCTGGTAGTATTCTTGATGGCGATAGGGCTTCTAGAAAGCGTTAATGTCCATTCGGTAGCTGGCATGGGACGGCAACTGTGA
- the mrdA gene encoding penicillin-binding protein 2: protein MILEPVRRKRIAPDDSFVGVRVGILFMLAMFLFAVLAFRLWYLQILSGDEYSGSATVNRVRTVMVEAPRGVIYDRKGRVLVDNRGGLSVGILPMYMYDPQKEAALFYAELTKLAEILKMPVADLLSAYEKAKRDPYMTYVVAQDVSENGVVAYLKEHSPEFPGVEIVKTYLREYPNKALAAHVLGYVGEISKEELEKEEFAGLKAGAHIGKDGVERQYDSYLRGTDGWKKVEVNASGQPMRFVEDVAAEPGYNLVLTLDADLQKAAEAAIVEGIERAHADGFRNAAGGAVVAMDPNTGEILALASYPDYDPSVWVGGIEPAKYQELTAPQANYPLFNRAVNGLYPAGSTFKPFVAAVALDAGVVTWDTILNCNGKYSVAGQTWKDWRTEGHGDLNLVAAIAQSCDVYFYNLGKLLYDQTSPVLQEGLRRFGFGSKTGVDLPGETNGSRVPDKTWKRLTGKTAEEQLWKPGDEINLAIGQGDLLVTPLQLAVALSALVNGQGTDGDGVVWVPRVALEITDSTGATVHPFASEKAGELGMSAELLSRVRRGMRLVTSDPSGTAYQVFRDFPIPVGGKTGTAQKAPDDDYALFIGYAPADGQSKPEIVVAAVIEEGGHGSSVAAPVVRRVLEAYFGLQRGGSEVVRPTE, encoded by the coding sequence ATGATCCTTGAACCTGTGCGCAGGAAGAGAATTGCTCCCGATGACTCCTTTGTTGGCGTTAGGGTAGGAATTCTATTCATGCTGGCCATGTTTCTTTTTGCTGTTCTGGCGTTTCGGCTGTGGTACCTGCAGATATTGTCTGGTGATGAGTACTCGGGGTCAGCCACAGTCAACAGAGTGCGCACGGTGATGGTAGAGGCGCCGCGCGGGGTTATCTATGATCGCAAAGGCCGGGTACTTGTGGACAATCGCGGCGGTTTAAGCGTAGGCATCCTTCCCATGTACATGTACGATCCGCAGAAAGAGGCTGCTCTATTCTATGCGGAACTGACCAAATTGGCCGAAATCCTCAAGATGCCCGTAGCGGATCTGTTAAGTGCCTATGAGAAAGCGAAACGTGATCCCTACATGACTTATGTCGTGGCTCAAGACGTATCGGAGAATGGGGTAGTGGCTTATCTCAAGGAGCATAGCCCCGAATTTCCCGGAGTTGAAATCGTAAAGACCTACCTGCGCGAGTATCCAAACAAGGCTCTTGCTGCTCACGTCCTTGGATACGTAGGCGAGATATCAAAAGAGGAGCTGGAAAAGGAAGAATTTGCTGGACTTAAAGCGGGAGCACACATAGGCAAGGATGGCGTTGAGCGGCAATACGACTCGTACTTGCGGGGTACCGACGGCTGGAAGAAGGTTGAAGTGAACGCCAGCGGGCAGCCTATGCGGTTTGTGGAAGACGTAGCGGCGGAGCCTGGCTACAACCTGGTACTTACTCTTGATGCTGATCTCCAGAAAGCGGCGGAGGCGGCAATTGTAGAAGGTATTGAGCGGGCGCATGCCGACGGCTTTAGGAATGCGGCTGGAGGCGCTGTGGTGGCAATGGACCCGAATACCGGCGAAATCTTGGCTCTTGCCTCGTATCCCGACTACGATCCGTCGGTCTGGGTCGGCGGCATTGAGCCAGCCAAGTACCAGGAACTGACCGCCCCACAGGCGAACTATCCGCTGTTCAACCGGGCGGTAAATGGTCTCTATCCTGCCGGGTCCACGTTTAAGCCTTTCGTAGCGGCAGTGGCCCTCGACGCCGGAGTAGTGACCTGGGACACCATCCTGAACTGTAACGGCAAATACTCGGTCGCCGGACAAACTTGGAAGGACTGGCGAACCGAGGGCCACGGAGATCTAAATCTGGTGGCCGCTATTGCGCAGTCTTGCGACGTGTACTTCTATAACCTTGGCAAGCTGCTCTACGATCAGACAAGCCCCGTGCTACAAGAGGGCTTACGGCGTTTTGGCTTTGGCTCCAAGACAGGCGTTGACCTTCCTGGAGAGACAAATGGGAGCCGGGTGCCGGACAAGACCTGGAAAAGACTTACTGGCAAGACAGCCGAAGAGCAGCTTTGGAAACCCGGAGACGAGATAAACCTAGCCATTGGTCAGGGAGACCTTCTGGTCACTCCTTTGCAACTTGCTGTAGCCCTGTCGGCTTTGGTAAATGGGCAGGGGACAGATGGAGACGGAGTGGTGTGGGTACCGCGCGTTGCTCTTGAGATCACGGACTCCACCGGTGCGACAGTGCATCCCTTTGCCAGCGAGAAGGCGGGCGAGCTGGGTATGAGCGCTGAACTTCTGAGTCGGGTAAGGCGGGGCATGCGTCTGGTTACTTCTGACCCATCGGGAACTGCCTACCAGGTGTTTCGAGACTTTCCCATTCCTGTAGGAGGAAAAACCGGAACGGCGCAAAAGGCTCCGGATGACGACTATGCTTTGTTCATTGGCTATGCGCCTGCCGACGGACAGAGCAAACCCGAAATAGTAGTGGCTGCGGTGATCGAGGAGGGAGGGCATGGGAGCTCGGTAGCTGCACCGGTGGTGCGGCGAGTGCTGGAAGCGTACTTCGGTCTCCAGCGTGGTGGCTCAGAGGTAGTGCGACCTACGGAGTAA
- the mreD gene encoding rod shape-determining protein MreD, translating into MFVRYLKEAGRYLFLVLAPIVMQVAFVSHVSVLGVTADLFFITTLVVALTRGRLAGATLGFVCGLAADVAYMQPLGVRSLIYILVAYAAAAAIARLGSIGPGAMLLLAGGLSFMSQLLYGIVQYVTGPRAGFLDLVVLQVLLGATLDALITLPAYWVLVRLRILPPVGPEVFASRGEEA; encoded by the coding sequence ATGTTTGTTAGATACCTGAAAGAAGCGGGACGCTACCTCTTTCTCGTCTTGGCGCCGATTGTGATGCAGGTTGCGTTTGTGTCGCACGTCAGCGTACTGGGTGTAACGGCGGATCTTTTCTTCATCACGACTTTGGTGGTTGCGCTCACGCGCGGACGTCTGGCCGGAGCAACGCTTGGTTTTGTGTGCGGGCTCGCAGCTGATGTAGCCTACATGCAACCTCTGGGTGTGCGTTCCCTCATTTACATCCTTGTGGCGTATGCGGCTGCAGCTGCTATAGCGCGTCTGGGTTCAATCGGACCAGGAGCCATGCTTCTACTGGCCGGAGGGCTATCGTTTATGTCCCAGCTACTCTACGGCATAGTCCAGTATGTGACCGGTCCACGCGCCGGGTTCCTTGACCTGGTTGTACTCCAAGTGCTCTTAGGGGCTACGCTGGACGCACTCATCACGCTGCCGGCCTACTGGGTGCTTGTACGGCTGCGGATTCTTCCTCCGGTGGGACCGGAGGTGTTCGCCTCACGGGGGGAAGAAGCATGA
- the mreC gene encoding rod shape-determining protein MreC yields MPRTNTAWRRFAFVILILASLALLTVSFREAESGPVYAIQRAGETLLAPLQSWGAKVAKPFVDGYEWFKTLLSARDRAAQLEAQLQELQGQAMKLEEAAEENLRLRALLDLRSQDIYPDGTDFLVARVIGKSPTRWESWVLIDKGEVDKVRVGLPVVGATPLAGESVAGKGLVGKVVETTAHTAKVQLITDPDSSVAAKVQGSRAEGIVEGSVSGRLVMDYVDRDIPVDPKLVVITSGYGGVYPKGIPIGIVASVGEEDVNIYKEIEVEPFVDFRVLEEVMVLVLPTDYVGR; encoded by the coding sequence ATGCCTCGCACCAATACAGCCTGGCGAAGGTTTGCCTTCGTCATTCTCATACTAGCTTCACTTGCTCTGCTCACGGTGAGTTTCCGCGAGGCGGAATCCGGCCCGGTGTACGCCATCCAGAGGGCTGGAGAAACCCTTCTTGCTCCTTTGCAGTCGTGGGGCGCGAAGGTAGCTAAGCCTTTTGTCGACGGCTACGAGTGGTTCAAGACGTTGTTATCCGCCCGAGATCGCGCTGCCCAGCTGGAGGCTCAGCTGCAGGAGCTGCAGGGGCAAGCCATGAAGCTAGAAGAAGCGGCGGAAGAAAACCTACGTCTGCGGGCTCTGCTCGATCTGCGCAGTCAAGACATCTACCCCGACGGAACCGACTTCCTTGTGGCTCGGGTTATCGGCAAATCGCCAACACGTTGGGAATCTTGGGTCCTCATCGATAAGGGCGAAGTGGACAAGGTTAGGGTGGGCCTTCCGGTGGTAGGGGCCACCCCCTTGGCGGGCGAGAGTGTTGCCGGCAAAGGTCTGGTCGGCAAGGTGGTCGAAACGACTGCTCACACAGCCAAGGTGCAGCTAATCACTGACCCGGATTCGAGCGTGGCGGCAAAGGTGCAGGGATCCCGAGCCGAGGGCATTGTCGAGGGATCTGTGTCGGGGAGACTGGTGATGGACTACGTCGACCGAGACATTCCTGTAGATCCCAAGCTGGTGGTCATCACCTCTGGCTATGGGGGTGTTTATCCCAAAGGCATTCCCATAGGGATTGTCGCCAGCGTAGGGGAGGAAGACGTCAATATCTACAAGGAAATAGAGGTGGAACCGTTTGTAGATTTTCGGGTTCTTGAGGAAGTTATGGTTCTCGTGCTTCCTACCGATTATGTAGGCCGATAG
- a CDS encoding rod shape-determining protein, which yields MDFITGFAGRDMAVDLGTATTLVYVRGRGIVLAEPSVVAVDSRTGEVLAVGSDAKRMLGRTPGNISAIRPLKDGVIADFDVTEQMLRHFIQRVHQNRWAHPRVVICVPSGVTGVERRAVEEATINAGARAAYLIEEPMAAAIGAGLPVAEPTGSMIVDIGGGTSEVAVISLAGIVVSNSIRVGGDEMDEAIISYIKKEYKLMIGTQTAEELKVEIGSAFPLEQEEQAEIRGRDLVTGLPKTLVVSSEEIREAIEEPVTAIIDAIKATLDKTPPELASDIMDRGIMMAGGGSLLKGMCERVRAETQMPVHLAESPLTCVAVGSGRALEDFDILQKLSHKTRRRRY from the coding sequence ATGGATTTCATAACCGGCTTTGCCGGACGAGACATGGCGGTGGACCTTGGCACCGCTACTACGCTTGTGTACGTTCGCGGCCGCGGTATTGTCCTTGCTGAGCCCTCTGTAGTGGCTGTCGACTCCCGCACCGGCGAGGTCCTTGCTGTTGGGAGCGACGCCAAACGAATGCTGGGGCGCACCCCGGGGAACATCTCGGCTATCCGGCCCCTAAAAGATGGCGTAATAGCTGACTTTGACGTAACCGAACAGATGCTTCGGCACTTCATCCAGCGTGTTCATCAGAACCGTTGGGCCCATCCGCGCGTGGTGATATGCGTTCCCTCTGGAGTGACCGGGGTGGAGCGGCGAGCAGTCGAGGAGGCTACTATCAACGCCGGAGCCCGCGCGGCTTATCTGATTGAGGAGCCGATGGCGGCCGCTATTGGGGCAGGTCTTCCTGTCGCTGAACCCACCGGGAGCATGATAGTAGATATCGGGGGAGGCACCAGCGAGGTGGCGGTTATCTCCTTGGCTGGGATCGTGGTATCGAACTCTATTCGAGTGGGCGGAGATGAAATGGACGAAGCCATCATCTCCTACATCAAGAAAGAGTACAAGCTCATGATCGGCACCCAAACTGCTGAGGAGCTTAAGGTCGAGATCGGCTCTGCGTTTCCTTTGGAACAAGAGGAACAGGCCGAAATCAGGGGCAGGGACCTGGTCACGGGTCTACCAAAGACACTGGTGGTGTCGTCCGAAGAGATCAGAGAAGCGATCGAGGAACCTGTGACCGCCATAATCGATGCCATCAAAGCAACCCTGGACAAGACTCCGCCGGAATTGGCTTCTGACATTATGGACAGAGGAATCATGATGGCGGGGGGAGGATCTTTGCTCAAGGGAATGTGCGAGCGGGTAAGAGCCGAGACGCAGATGCCTGTGCATCTGGCCGAATCGCCCCTGACCTGCGTGGCCGTTGGATCCGGGCGAGCGCTCGAGGATTTCGATATACTGCAGAAGTTGTCGCACAAGACAAGAAGACGCCGCTACTAG
- a CDS encoding Maf family protein — MALSRKVNFPPDFYLLLASRSPRRHSLLRDMGVPFTPVPTTGTEMETGLSPKAVAEGNALSKARGAILPSDTPPGAFVLATDTVVVLEERVLGKPASADEARKMLQALSGRTHQVISGVALLRLAMTDPFGGEAMVKVASALTEVTFLPLEPAQIEAYVASGEWQDKAGGYAVQGLASFFVSELRGEYTNVVGLPLCLLAKLFLAEGFDLLQAKWVNRL; from the coding sequence ATGGCTCTGTCCAGAAAGGTCAATTTTCCTCCCGATTTTTACTTGCTTTTGGCCTCGCGGTCTCCGCGACGGCATTCTCTTTTGCGCGACATGGGAGTGCCTTTCACGCCCGTCCCAACCACGGGTACGGAAATGGAAACCGGGCTGTCACCCAAAGCGGTGGCCGAAGGCAACGCGCTTAGCAAAGCCCGGGGAGCAATCTTGCCATCGGATACGCCCCCCGGAGCGTTTGTCTTGGCTACGGATACTGTGGTCGTGCTAGAGGAAAGGGTCCTCGGCAAGCCGGCATCGGCTGATGAGGCGAGAAAGATGCTACAGGCTCTCTCCGGACGCACGCACCAGGTGATTTCCGGCGTTGCGCTATTGCGGCTGGCCATGACGGACCCATTTGGCGGAGAGGCGATGGTCAAGGTAGCAAGCGCTCTGACCGAGGTAACCTTTCTTCCGCTTGAACCGGCGCAAATTGAGGCTTATGTGGCGTCTGGAGAATGGCAGGACAAAGCTGGTGGCTACGCGGTACAAGGTTTGGCCAGCTTTTTTGTGTCCGAACTTCGAGGCGAATACACCAACGTCGTCGGGCTGCCGTTGTGCTTGCTCGCCAAGCTATTTCTGGCGGAGGGATTTGACCTTTTGCAGGCCAAGTGGGTTAACCGGCTATAA
- the ndk gene encoding nucleoside-diphosphate kinase: MESNKPIERTLVLVKPSGVARGLIGEVISRMERRGLTIKVARLIMVTREMAERHYQEHKGKDFYEELVAHITSGPVFAMVVEGPSAVNVVRRMAGATNPLEAAPGTIRGDYGLDIRRNVVHASDSIASAEREIAIFFPEGTELSPDSF, encoded by the coding sequence ATGGAGAGCAACAAACCGATTGAACGAACTTTGGTGTTGGTAAAACCTAGCGGAGTGGCAAGAGGCTTGATCGGTGAAGTCATAAGCCGCATGGAGCGGCGAGGGCTCACCATCAAAGTAGCTCGTCTTATCATGGTTACTCGCGAAATGGCCGAGCGTCACTACCAAGAACATAAGGGCAAAGATTTCTACGAAGAGTTAGTGGCTCACATCACTTCTGGCCCGGTTTTTGCCATGGTGGTAGAAGGGCCCTCGGCGGTTAACGTTGTGAGGAGAATGGCGGGGGCGACCAACCCGCTGGAGGCGGCTCCCGGGACTATTCGCGGCGATTACGGCCTGGACATCCGCCGCAATGTGGTGCACGCCTCTGACAGTATTGCTAGCGCCGAGCGCGAGATTGCCATTTTCTTTCCTGAGGGGACCGAGCTTTCGCCCGATTCTTTCTAA
- a CDS encoding zinc ribbon domain-containing protein — MDSLFETINKIISSPLWTVALYVFVFCLGVLWLALVFWTLKDARKRIEDPVIVAVAVLTSLVLPFMGTVVYAILRPAEYLDEVRERELEVRAMEQELQIMRACPACGELIRPDYVACPSCGRTLRSICAMCERVLEPGWKVCPYCGHDPRARRVPPPVDETAELRAAK; from the coding sequence TTGGACAGTCTCTTTGAGACAATTAACAAGATCATCAGCTCCCCGCTGTGGACGGTTGCCCTCTACGTCTTTGTGTTCTGCCTGGGTGTTCTTTGGCTTGCGCTGGTATTTTGGACGTTAAAAGATGCTCGTAAGCGCATAGAAGACCCGGTAATTGTTGCGGTCGCTGTGCTCACGTCGCTAGTGCTTCCGTTCATGGGCACCGTTGTCTATGCCATATTGCGACCTGCTGAGTATCTTGATGAGGTGAGAGAAAGAGAACTCGAAGTTAGGGCCATGGAACAGGAGCTGCAGATCATGCGGGCCTGTCCTGCTTGTGGAGAGCTGATCAGGCCAGATTACGTTGCTTGCCCAAGCTGCGGCCGGACTCTGCGCTCCATCTGTGCGATGTGTGAACGTGTGCTTGAGCCAGGGTGGAAAGTTTGTCCTTACTGCGGGCACGATCCGCGTGCCCGTCGGGTGCCCCCGCCTGTGGATGAGACTGCGGAACTTCGGGCAGCCAAGTAG
- a CDS encoding bifunctional folylpolyglutamate synthase/dihydrofolate synthase translates to MMLSEQDIRETWAYIDGLDRLGTRLGLERIARLAEALGSPQKAYETIHIVGTNGKSSTTRFISALLTELGHRTGAYVSPHLVSLAERQMVDLVPSSDAEFCELVARVRPVVEELERSLPPGELLTQFEVLTAVAFVYFKEKGCDVAAIEAGLGGRLDATSIISSSVQVITSIGLEHTELLGPTTSAILREKAAVIPKEGRVIAGALDAPLKKELEEICRERQAQCWFLGKDFMVLPDSQGEFFDVLGLYDCYTDLRLEVLGGYQRANAAMAIAAVETFVGGALDQEAVRRGLASVKVPGRLEIVSTHPLCIFDGSHNTPGMQETMKSLANILERRRLIAVVSVLKDKDALGMMQALAPACDIIFATQSSSPRAIPADELAEIIARASEEVEVFVDPEPRSALMSAYRLATSNQVVLATGSFTLVGDLKRSLAAAGI, encoded by the coding sequence ATGATGCTTTCTGAGCAGGACATAAGAGAAACCTGGGCCTATATAGACGGTTTGGATAGGCTCGGCACTCGGTTGGGGTTGGAAAGAATTGCTCGTTTGGCCGAAGCCTTAGGGTCACCGCAGAAGGCTTATGAGACTATCCATATCGTGGGCACCAACGGAAAAAGCTCCACCACTCGGTTCATTTCTGCTCTTCTCACCGAACTGGGACATCGAACAGGGGCCTATGTCTCGCCGCACTTGGTTAGTCTGGCGGAGAGACAAATGGTGGATCTCGTGCCTTCAAGCGACGCCGAGTTCTGTGAGCTTGTGGCTCGGGTCCGTCCGGTGGTGGAAGAATTGGAAAGGTCGCTTCCGCCGGGTGAGCTGCTTACCCAGTTTGAAGTTCTAACTGCGGTTGCCTTTGTCTACTTCAAAGAGAAGGGTTGCGACGTAGCCGCGATTGAGGCGGGCCTGGGTGGGAGACTGGACGCCACCAGCATCATTTCCTCGAGTGTTCAGGTGATCACTAGCATTGGGCTGGAACACACGGAGCTTCTTGGTCCTACCACGTCCGCTATTTTGCGGGAAAAAGCCGCGGTTATTCCCAAGGAAGGCAGAGTAATAGCAGGTGCGCTTGATGCCCCGCTCAAAAAGGAGCTGGAAGAAATCTGCAGGGAGCGTCAGGCCCAGTGCTGGTTCTTGGGAAAAGACTTTATGGTTCTTCCTGATTCGCAGGGTGAATTTTTTGATGTCTTGGGACTGTACGATTGCTATACCGACCTGCGCTTGGAGGTATTGGGCGGCTATCAACGCGCCAATGCTGCTATGGCGATCGCTGCGGTGGAGACCTTTGTGGGGGGAGCGCTTGACCAAGAGGCCGTCCGGCGGGGCTTGGCTTCCGTCAAGGTGCCAGGCAGACTTGAGATCGTAAGCACACATCCACTCTGTATCTTTGATGGGTCACACAACACGCCTGGCATGCAGGAGACTATGAAGTCCCTGGCCAATATTCTTGAGCGAAGACGGCTCATCGCCGTGGTTTCGGTTCTAAAAGACAAGGATGCACTTGGCATGATGCAGGCTTTGGCTCCGGCCTGCGATATCATCTTTGCCACCCAGAGCTCAAGCCCTCGTGCTATTCCGGCTGACGAGCTAGCCGAAATCATCGCCAGAGCAAGCGAAGAGGTGGAGGTCTTTGTAGACCCAGAACCGCGGTCTGCACTAATGAGCGCGTATCGGCTCGCTACCTCAAATCAAGTTGTCCTGGCTACAGGCTCTTTCACCCTTGTGGGTGATTTGAAAAGAAGTCTGGCCGCAGCTGGCATATAG